The genomic segment ACCCTGATGACCCTGGCCGAAGGCTTCTCGCGGCTGGGCGTGCCGGTGTTCCTGGCCGATGTGAAGGGCGATGTCTCCGGCCTGGCCGTGCCCGGCGCCGGTGCCGAAAACCTGCTGCAGCGTGCCGCAGAGATCGGCGTGGCCGACTATGCCCCGGCCGCCAGCCCGACCATTTTCTGGGATCTCTACGGCAAGCTCGGCCATCCGGTGCGCACCACCGTCAGCGAAATGGGCCCGACCCTGCTGTCGCGCATCCTCGAATTGAACGACACCCAGGCCGGCGTGCTCGACATCGTGTTCAAGCTGGCCGACGACCGTGGCCTGCTGCTGCTGGACATGGACGACCTGCGTGCCCTGCTCGGCCTGGTGGCCGAGGAGCGCAAGGACATCTCCACCGAATACGGGCTGGTCAGCGCACAGTCGATCGCCGCGATCCAGCGCTCGGTGCTGCGCCTGGCCCAGGACGGCGGCGAGCACTTCTTCGGCGAACCGGCACTGGAGCTGGCCGACATCATGCGGGTCAATCACGACGGCCGCGGCATGATCGGCATCCTCGCCGCCGACCAGCTGGTGCTCAAGCCCAAGCTGTATTCCACCTTCCTGCTGTGGCTGTTGTCGGAACTGTTCGAGCAGCTGCCGGAAGTGGGCGACCTGGACAAGCCGAAGCTGGTCTTCATCTTCGACGAGGCGCACCTGCTGTTCGACGATGCGCCGCCGTCGCTGGTGCAGCGCATCGAGCAGGTCGTGCGCCTGATCCGTTCCAAGGGCGTGGGCGTGTATTTCTGCTCGCAGTTCCCCGACGACGTGCCGGGCAACATCCTCGGCCAGCTCGGCAACCGGGTGCAGCACGCGCTGCGTGCGTTCACCCCGCGTGACCAGAAGGCGGTGAAGACCGCGGCCGAAACCTTCGTGCCGAATCCCAAACTGGACGTAGCCAAGGTGCTCAGCCAGCTCGGCACCGGTGAAGCGCTGGTCTCCACGCTGCAGGACAAAGGCATACCGATGCCGGTGCAGCAGACGATGATCGCGCCGCCGCGCTGCCGGATGGGGCCGATCACCGACGCCGAACGCGCCCAGGTGCGCGCCGGCAGCCCGGTCGGCAGCCGCTACGACACCGCGATCAACCGTGAATCGGCGGCGGAGCTGCTGGCGCAGCGCGCGCAGAAGGCGACCGAGCAGGCGCAGGCCCCTGCCGCACGCAGCCGCGAGCAGGACGAGGCGCAGGAAGGAGGCTTCGGCCAGTCGATCAAGGACGCGATCTTCGGCACCAAGCGCCGCCAGGGCATGATCGAGACCATGGCCAAGCAGACCACGCGCACCGTCGGCACCAAGCTGGGCAACCAGATCGTGCGTGGCATCCTGGGCGGCATCTTCGGCGGCAAGCGCTGAGGGCCACCTGCTGTTTCCGCGCGTCGCGCCAGGCCTGGTGCGACGCGCCCGTTCCCCATCGCAAGAGAAGTCGTACTGCATGTCCCGTTGGCGTCCCCCCGCAGAAAAGAGCACCGCCCTGATCACCGCCGCCGGCCACGCCCGGCTGAAGGCCGAACTGGACGAGCTATGGCGGGTGCGACGGCCGGAGGTGGTCAAGGCACTGGCGGCGGCCGCTGCGGAGGGCGACCGCTCGGAGAACGCCGAGTACACCTACCGCAAGAAGCAGCTGGGCGAGATCGACCGCCGCGTGCGCTACCTGACCAAGCGGCTGGAAGCGTTGCGCGTGGTCGACACCACCCCGACCGATCCGCAGGCGGTGTTCTTCGGCGCCTGGGTGGAGCTGGAGAATGTCGACAGCGGCGACACCAGCCGCTATCGCATCGTCGGCCCGGACGAGACCGACGCCGGCCTGGGCTGGATCAGCATCGATTCGCCGCTGGCGCGGGCGCTGCTGAAAAAGCGGCTGGATGATGAATTTTCGGTGGAGCTGCCCGGCGGGCAGTTCACGTTTGTGGTGATCGGCGTGGAATACGCACCGTTGTAGAGTCGAGCCATGCTCGACTGCGTTGCCGTTGTAGAGTCGAGCTTGCTCGACTACACCTGCAGCCAGTCGAGCAAGCTCGACGCTACGCAAAGGGGGCAGTCGAGCGAGCTCGACTCTACTGGGCCGCGTGCAACGGCGGCGGGTACGCGCGGCCGGCACGCAGCGGACGGAAGTAGTCGGCGTCGGCGTAGAAGGCGGCATCCTGCCTTTCATGCCAGCCGGGAATGCCCGCCAATGGCAGCGGCCGCAGCTGCGCTGGATCGGTGATCGCCCTGCCCTCGCCGATGGCCGCGGCCACCTCGGCGATGCAGCGATCATCATCATCCCCCTGCACCACCACGCACTTGCCCACCAGCAGGCGGCCCGGCAGCAGTGCCTGTTCCATCAGCGCATGGCCGAATACCGCAGCGATGGCGATGTCACCGCTGTGCCAGCGCGTCGGCTCGAACACCGCAGGCCAGTCATGCGCATCCCATGCCGCGAGCAACGCGTCATCGCACACACGCACGATCACGCCGGTTTCGTCGAACTGGGTCAGTGCTGCCTGCGCGCGGTTGCGCTGGCCCGGCGGCATTGCCTCGATATGCCGGCATTGCTGCGCGTTGAGTGCCTGCTTGAGCTGTGGGAAACGGGCCCACACCAGTGCATTGAACAGGTCATGCCAGTTGTCGGCGCGGGTGGCGATGCGTCCCTGCGCGATACGCACCTCGTAGTGCAGGCCGT from the Stenotrophomonas maltophilia genome contains:
- a CDS encoding helicase HerA-like domain-containing protein, producing MDPILLGKGITDDIAVTLLPKLGNRHGLVAGATGTGKTVTLMTLAEGFSRLGVPVFLADVKGDVSGLAVPGAGAENLLQRAAEIGVADYAPAASPTIFWDLYGKLGHPVRTTVSEMGPTLLSRILELNDTQAGVLDIVFKLADDRGLLLLDMDDLRALLGLVAEERKDISTEYGLVSAQSIAAIQRSVLRLAQDGGEHFFGEPALELADIMRVNHDGRGMIGILAADQLVLKPKLYSTFLLWLLSELFEQLPEVGDLDKPKLVFIFDEAHLLFDDAPPSLVQRIEQVVRLIRSKGVGVYFCSQFPDDVPGNILGQLGNRVQHALRAFTPRDQKAVKTAAETFVPNPKLDVAKVLSQLGTGEALVSTLQDKGIPMPVQQTMIAPPRCRMGPITDAERAQVRAGSPVGSRYDTAINRESAAELLAQRAQKATEQAQAPAARSREQDEAQEGGFGQSIKDAIFGTKRRQGMIETMAKQTTRTVGTKLGNQIVRGILGGIFGGKR
- the greB gene encoding transcription elongation factor GreB, translated to MSRWRPPAEKSTALITAAGHARLKAELDELWRVRRPEVVKALAAAAAEGDRSENAEYTYRKKQLGEIDRRVRYLTKRLEALRVVDTTPTDPQAVFFGAWVELENVDSGDTSRYRIVGPDETDAGLGWISIDSPLARALLKKRLDDEFSVELPGGQFTFVVIGVEYAPL
- a CDS encoding DUF3025 domain-containing protein, which codes for MTAAAGDNGGPRRFVPPPRAAVDPQAFRHPLFGGLQDFRDLLGGTAWPSIGALDARLALPGKRLLEQDAALLADGLHYEVRIAQGRIATRADNWHDLFNALVWARFPQLKQALNAQQCRHIEAMPPGQRNRAQAALTQFDETGVIVRVCDDALLAAWDAHDWPAVFEPTRWHSGDIAIAAVFGHALMEQALLPGRLLVGKCVVVQGDDDDRCIAEVAAAIGEGRAITDPAQLRPLPLAGIPGWHERQDAAFYADADYFRPLRAGRAYPPPLHAAQ